The proteins below come from a single Isoptericola dokdonensis DS-3 genomic window:
- a CDS encoding single-stranded DNA-binding protein, which yields MSEASVTVTGYVGTTPELHLSANQVPWTSFRVASTRRVRDPRSGEWRDGATTWFTVKAFRAAARTVSESLVQGQPVVVVGRLSTDEWTDRDGRERCSLVVEADAVGPDATRGVTRFARVRVEASEGEAGAGRGPQGPGSDPWHGPGGAVTDDPWAADPGDTPGDAPGDAPGDAPGEPDAAQDDPAPDRVLVDA from the coding sequence ATGAGCGAGGCCAGCGTGACGGTGACCGGGTACGTCGGGACGACGCCCGAGCTGCACCTGTCGGCCAACCAGGTGCCGTGGACCAGCTTCCGGGTGGCGAGCACCCGGCGGGTGCGCGACCCCCGCAGCGGCGAGTGGCGCGACGGGGCGACCACGTGGTTCACGGTCAAGGCGTTCCGGGCCGCGGCCCGCACCGTGTCGGAGTCGCTGGTGCAGGGCCAGCCCGTCGTGGTCGTCGGGCGGCTCTCCACCGACGAGTGGACGGACCGCGACGGACGCGAGCGGTGCAGCCTGGTGGTGGAGGCCGACGCCGTCGGACCGGACGCCACCCGGGGCGTCACGCGCTTCGCGCGGGTGCGGGTCGAGGCCTCCGAGGGCGAGGCCGGGGCGGGGCGCGGCCCGCAGGGTCCGGGGTCCGACCCTTGGCATGGCCCCGGCGGAGCGGTCACGGACGACCCGTGGGCCGCCGACCCGGGCGACACCCCGGGCGACGCGCCTGGAGACGCCCCCGGAGACGCCCCGGGCGAGCCGGACGCCGCGCAGGACGACCCGGCGCCCGACCGGGTCCTGGTCGACGCCTGA
- a CDS encoding GTPase — protein MTTSHDATLQARTDALASALDLAGPRLDGATARRVAAAVEGVRQRLALGVDHTVVALAGGTGSGKSSLFNKVSRLSFADVGVKRPTTARVTACSWSAEAEALLDWIGVDRERRIAHSEDLEGDGAGALSGLVLLDLPDHDSVEPAHREVVDRVLPLVDLLVWVVDPQKYADDALHSGYLRAQVGSESSMVVLLNQVDTVPETQRQNLVEDLDRLLADDGLEGVHVQPVSARTGEGVARVREILEEACERRSVAAGRAAAELDSAAVALLAQVPSDTPWQLDAAVDRELEPVVEATGLDQVANQVGAAVRNGYGAPDLPAPDRDAIALSRARWLTRAGAALRPGWQRSLAEAVAGSDALRADVTAALRDVDLDVRGPASSRLLRRASWACLAVGAVLAVVGVLALLGVVPLDDPWGVVVTVAGVVLVVAAGVLAAARTSLRRRLASRRTAQVREDGRAAVRRVLVARLGEPTQRILGEQRQVRESALAAREETAARPLTGALRLPTGADTSASSTAGGSGQDRADAAV, from the coding sequence ATGACGACCTCGCACGACGCCACCCTGCAGGCCCGCACCGACGCGCTGGCCTCCGCCCTCGACCTGGCAGGCCCCCGCCTCGACGGGGCGACCGCACGCCGGGTCGCCGCCGCCGTGGAGGGCGTGCGGCAGCGGCTCGCGCTCGGCGTCGACCACACGGTGGTCGCGCTCGCCGGCGGCACCGGCTCGGGCAAGTCGAGCCTGTTCAACAAGGTGTCGCGGCTGTCCTTCGCCGACGTCGGCGTCAAGCGCCCCACCACGGCGCGCGTGACGGCCTGCTCGTGGTCGGCCGAGGCCGAGGCCCTGCTCGACTGGATCGGCGTCGACCGCGAGCGCCGCATCGCGCACAGCGAGGACCTCGAGGGCGACGGTGCGGGCGCGCTGTCCGGGCTCGTGCTGCTCGACCTGCCCGACCACGACTCCGTCGAGCCCGCCCACCGCGAGGTCGTGGACCGCGTGCTGCCGCTGGTCGACCTGCTGGTGTGGGTCGTGGATCCGCAGAAGTACGCCGACGACGCCCTGCACTCGGGCTACCTGCGGGCGCAGGTCGGGTCCGAGTCGTCGATGGTGGTGCTGCTCAACCAGGTCGACACCGTCCCGGAGACCCAGCGGCAGAACCTCGTCGAGGACCTCGACCGGCTGCTCGCCGACGACGGGCTGGAGGGCGTGCACGTCCAGCCGGTGTCGGCGCGCACCGGCGAGGGCGTGGCGCGCGTGCGCGAGATCCTCGAGGAGGCGTGCGAGCGGCGTTCCGTGGCGGCCGGCCGTGCGGCGGCGGAGCTCGACTCGGCGGCCGTCGCGCTGCTCGCCCAGGTGCCCTCCGATACGCCGTGGCAGCTCGACGCCGCCGTCGACCGCGAGCTGGAGCCCGTCGTCGAGGCCACCGGTCTCGACCAGGTCGCCAACCAGGTCGGCGCGGCGGTGCGCAACGGGTACGGCGCCCCGGACCTGCCCGCGCCCGACCGCGACGCGATCGCGCTGTCCCGCGCGCGGTGGCTCACCCGCGCGGGGGCCGCGCTGCGGCCCGGCTGGCAGCGTTCGCTCGCCGAGGCGGTCGCGGGGTCGGACGCCCTGCGCGCCGACGTCACGGCGGCGCTGCGCGACGTGGACCTCGACGTGCGGGGCCCGGCGTCGTCGCGGCTCCTGCGGCGCGCGTCGTGGGCGTGCCTCGCCGTGGGCGCGGTGCTCGCGGTCGTCGGGGTGCTCGCCCTGCTGGGCGTGGTCCCGCTGGACGACCCCTGGGGGGTCGTGGTGACCGTGGCGGGCGTGGTGCTGGTCGTCGCCGCCGGGGTCCTGGCGGCGGCGCGGACGTCGCTGCGGCGGCGGCTGGCGTCCCGGCGCACGGCGCAGGTGCGCGAGGACGGCCGGGCGGCGGTGCGCCGGGTGCTCGTCGCACGGCTGGGCGAGCCGACGCAGCGGATCCTGGGGGAGCAGCGCCAGGTGCGCGAGTCGGCCCTGGCCGCCCGCGAGGAGACGGCGGCGCGGCCGCTGACCGGGGCGCTGCGGCTGCCCACCGGGGCGGACACCTCCGCGTCGTCCACAGCCGGAGGTTCCGGGCAGGACAGGGCCGACGCCGCCGTCTGA
- a CDS encoding GTPase, whose amino-acid sequence MTTTPRSGRLLGGRADADAAGEIGLTVHDVARDLRRDVADVRLPLPVDGAAEATASRDRLLAQLDEHLLPRLRELSSPAVVVVAGSTGAGKSTLYNSLLGEEVSAAGVLRPTTREPVLAFNPADADVIADGPATELSRVIHHAGVPRGTALLDAPDLDSFDQGNRSTAHQLLEGADLWLFVTTASRYGDALPWQALSRATERGASVAMVLNRVPKENLPTIRGDLMERLRSHGMTDTPLFVVPDVGPHEGLLDESVVAPVKRWLTMLAGPERSRAVVVRTLKGSLHALPAWVTTLADAVEHQGEAVDALRRVVDAEIPAARKLARDAVLAGVVAGASVESRWRELSGTVGIDRITVKGDRVRSTRRRGRTRSAALDVLRDDVAGAAARTLTASGARVEDRLRGVLTGPTGPPGGSHVTPVEAERVAAREAAVPATVAAWTAGGDERVTALAAAPSAPVAAAAKAFGDRGLATLLLAAAAGSDDAVRLLGRVVPGGLADDVTWLREDLAARAETVVDDEVAAVHAALDAPDLADDAAAALRLRLAELRRLT is encoded by the coding sequence GTGACAACCACCCCTCGTTCCGGCCGCCTGCTCGGCGGGCGTGCGGACGCGGACGCGGCCGGAGAGATCGGCCTCACGGTCCACGACGTCGCCCGCGACCTGCGCCGTGACGTGGCCGACGTCCGCCTCCCGCTGCCCGTCGACGGCGCCGCGGAGGCCACCGCGTCGCGGGACCGCCTGCTCGCCCAGCTCGACGAGCACCTCCTGCCGCGGCTGCGCGAGCTCAGCTCGCCCGCCGTCGTCGTGGTGGCGGGCTCCACGGGGGCGGGCAAGTCGACCCTGTACAACTCGCTGCTCGGCGAGGAGGTGTCCGCGGCGGGCGTGCTGCGCCCCACCACGCGCGAGCCGGTGCTCGCGTTCAACCCCGCCGACGCCGACGTGATCGCCGACGGCCCGGCGACCGAGCTGTCCCGCGTGATCCACCACGCCGGGGTGCCGCGTGGCACCGCGCTGCTCGACGCGCCCGACCTCGACTCGTTCGACCAGGGGAACCGCTCCACGGCGCACCAGCTCCTCGAGGGCGCGGACCTGTGGCTGTTCGTCACCACCGCCTCGCGGTACGGCGACGCCCTGCCGTGGCAGGCGCTGTCCCGCGCCACCGAGCGCGGCGCGTCCGTGGCGATGGTGCTCAACCGGGTGCCGAAGGAGAACCTGCCGACGATCCGTGGCGACCTCATGGAGCGGCTGCGCTCCCACGGCATGACCGACACCCCTTTGTTCGTCGTGCCCGACGTCGGCCCGCACGAGGGCCTGCTGGACGAGTCCGTGGTGGCGCCCGTGAAGCGGTGGCTCACCATGCTCGCCGGGCCGGAGCGGTCGCGGGCGGTGGTCGTGCGCACCCTCAAGGGGTCGCTGCACGCGCTGCCCGCCTGGGTGACCACGCTCGCCGACGCGGTCGAGCACCAGGGCGAGGCGGTCGACGCGCTGCGCAGGGTGGTCGACGCCGAGATCCCCGCCGCCCGCAAGCTCGCCCGGGACGCGGTGCTCGCCGGGGTCGTGGCCGGGGCGTCGGTCGAGTCGCGCTGGCGCGAGCTGTCCGGCACGGTCGGCATCGACCGGATCACCGTCAAGGGCGACCGGGTGCGCAGCACACGGCGCCGGGGCCGGACCAGGTCCGCCGCCCTGGACGTGCTGCGCGACGACGTCGCGGGAGCCGCGGCGCGCACCCTCACCGCCTCCGGCGCCCGCGTCGAGGACCGGCTGCGGGGCGTGCTCACCGGCCCGACCGGACCGCCCGGCGGGAGCCACGTCACCCCCGTCGAGGCCGAGCGGGTCGCCGCGCGGGAGGCCGCCGTCCCGGCGACCGTCGCGGCGTGGACCGCGGGCGGCGACGAGCGTGTCACCGCGCTGGCGGCCGCGCCGTCCGCACCGGTGGCCGCCGCCGCGAAGGCGTTCGGGGACCGCGGGCTCGCGACCCTCCTGCTCGCCGCCGCCGCCGGCAGCGACGACGCCGTCCGGCTGCTGGGCCGGGTGGTGCCCGGCGGGCTCGCCGACGACGTCACCTGGCTGCGGGAGGACCTCGCGGCCCGCGCGGAGACCGTCGTCGACGACGAGGTCGCGGCCGTGCACGCCGCCCTCGACGCACCCGACCTGGCGGACGACGCCGCCGCCGCGCTGCGCCTGCGGCTCGCCGAGCTGAGGAGGCTCACATGA
- a CDS encoding DUF3467 domain-containing protein, with protein MTGAEMKLQIDLPTEHETGVPADFASVWHTSTSFVLDFVAAKSPAKAVVDPASGEQTGGRVMPARVVSRVRIPPQQVFELARALTQQLDAWERENGRPAPGADEH; from the coding sequence ATGACCGGCGCTGAGATGAAGCTCCAGATCGACCTCCCCACCGAGCACGAGACGGGCGTCCCCGCCGACTTCGCCTCCGTGTGGCACACGTCCACGTCGTTCGTCCTGGACTTCGTCGCCGCCAAGTCCCCCGCCAAGGCCGTGGTGGACCCCGCCTCGGGGGAGCAGACCGGCGGGCGGGTCATGCCGGCCCGCGTCGTGTCCCGGGTGCGGATCCCGCCGCAGCAGGTGTTCGAGCTCGCCCGGGCGCTCACCCAGCAGCTCGACGCGTGGGAGCGGGAGAACGGCCGGCCCGCGCCGGGCGCCGACGAGCACTGA
- a CDS encoding MFS transporter — translation MTSPAAALRTTTFRVLTAGWALTNFADSVLSLIFAVWVTDLTGSAALGGATFAVFGAPAFVAPFLGRLADRVSRRRMLVWTYVAGAAVLVPLFWVSQASHVWLVYVVAVVYATVAYVTAACQSGLLKDLLPDESLGFANGRLAAIDQVFRISMPLLGAAVYVWTGPGPLVAAAIVAFLGAAAVFAGVRLTESVATDDEGAGFWHEALDGFRHLFSTPPLGGMTWTILGALAAVGLVNAVAFAILDHLGLDAALLGPLTTFQGVAGLVAGLLAGRLMLRWGRLPVFTAGLLGLGVGLVPLASSSVVAAVVAMGVVGFSVTSSVVAFVTERQVMTPARLQGRVGAASHVVLNLPGVLVTLAGAAALAVVDHRVLVLVNAAVCLVCGLLALRLRAVTAGDRGAATARDAVDG, via the coding sequence GTGACTTCACCCGCGGCCGCGCTGCGTACGACGACGTTCCGCGTCCTCACCGCGGGCTGGGCGCTGACCAACTTCGCGGACTCCGTCCTGTCGCTGATCTTCGCGGTCTGGGTCACCGACCTCACGGGCAGCGCCGCGCTCGGCGGCGCGACCTTCGCCGTTTTCGGGGCGCCCGCGTTCGTCGCGCCCTTCCTCGGCCGCCTCGCCGACCGCGTCTCGCGACGGCGGATGCTCGTGTGGACGTACGTGGCCGGCGCCGCCGTGCTCGTCCCGCTGTTCTGGGTCTCGCAGGCGTCGCACGTGTGGCTCGTCTACGTGGTCGCCGTGGTCTACGCGACCGTCGCCTACGTCACCGCGGCCTGCCAGTCCGGGCTCCTCAAGGACCTGCTGCCGGACGAGTCCCTCGGCTTCGCCAACGGTCGGCTCGCCGCCATCGACCAGGTGTTCCGCATCTCCATGCCGCTGCTCGGCGCCGCCGTGTACGTGTGGACCGGCCCCGGGCCGCTGGTGGCCGCCGCGATCGTCGCGTTCCTCGGCGCGGCCGCCGTGTTCGCGGGCGTGCGCCTCACGGAGTCCGTCGCCACCGACGACGAGGGCGCCGGGTTCTGGCACGAGGCGCTCGACGGGTTCCGGCACCTGTTCTCCACCCCGCCGCTGGGCGGGATGACCTGGACCATCCTCGGGGCGCTCGCCGCCGTCGGCCTCGTCAACGCCGTCGCGTTCGCGATCCTCGACCACCTCGGGCTCGACGCCGCCCTGCTCGGCCCGCTCACCACGTTCCAGGGGGTGGCCGGGCTCGTCGCCGGCCTGCTGGCCGGGCGCCTCATGCTGCGGTGGGGCCGCCTGCCCGTCTTCACCGCCGGGCTGCTCGGCCTCGGGGTCGGCCTCGTGCCGCTCGCCTCCTCGAGCGTGGTGGCCGCCGTCGTCGCGATGGGGGTCGTCGGGTTCTCCGTCACGTCGTCGGTCGTCGCGTTCGTCACCGAGCGTCAGGTGATGACCCCCGCCCGGCTCCAGGGGCGCGTCGGCGCCGCGAGCCACGTCGTGCTGAACCTGCCCGGCGTCCTGGTGACGCTGGCCGGGGCCGCCGCGCTCGCCGTCGTCGACCATCGGGTCCTCGTGCTCGTCAACGCGGCGGTGTGCCTGGTCTGCGGGCTGCTGGCCCTGCGGCTGCGTGCCGTCACGGCAGGCGACCGGGGCGCGGCGACGGCGCGGGACGCCGTCGACGGGTGA
- the orn gene encoding oligoribonuclease: MSPSNPNDRIVWIDCEMTGLDTRADALVEVAAVVTDSELNVLGDGVDVVIRPPAPALEQMNDLVRDMHTTSGLLTELDAGTTLADAEARVLEYVREHVPDPRKAPLAGNSVGTDKMFLDRDMPELVEHLHYRIIDVSSVKELARRWFPRVYFAAPAKDGGHRALADILESIDELRYYREALFVPQPGPDTKTARAVAARVKETSVTKPAVTS, from the coding sequence GTGAGCCCGAGCAACCCGAACGACCGCATCGTGTGGATCGACTGCGAGATGACCGGCCTGGACACCCGCGCGGACGCGCTGGTGGAGGTCGCCGCCGTCGTCACCGACTCCGAGCTGAACGTCCTCGGGGACGGTGTCGACGTCGTCATCAGGCCCCCGGCGCCGGCGCTGGAGCAGATGAACGACCTCGTGCGCGACATGCACACCACGTCCGGGCTGCTCACCGAGCTCGACGCCGGCACGACCCTCGCCGACGCCGAGGCGCGGGTGCTGGAGTACGTGCGCGAGCACGTGCCCGACCCCCGCAAGGCGCCCCTGGCGGGCAACTCGGTCGGCACCGACAAGATGTTCCTCGACCGGGACATGCCGGAGCTGGTCGAGCACCTGCACTACCGGATCATCGACGTGTCCTCCGTCAAGGAGCTGGCACGCCGGTGGTTCCCCCGCGTCTACTTCGCGGCCCCGGCGAAGGACGGCGGGCACCGCGCGCTGGCGGACATCCTGGAGTCCATCGACGAGCTCCGCTACTACCGCGAGGCCCTGTTCGTGCCGCAGCCCGGCCCGGACACGAAGACCGCGCGTGCGGTCGCGGCGCGCGTCAAGGAGACGTCCGTCACCAAGCCCGCGGTGACGTCCTGA
- a CDS encoding ABC transporter ATP-binding protein codes for MIEFRSVTKTYPDGTHAVADFDLVVPPHRTTVLVGSSGSGKTTLLRMINRMVEPTSGSIEIDGEPVADRDPVKLRRSIGYVLQNGGLLPHQRVIDNVTTVLRLDGVPKAAARERAHEVLDVVGLDAALAQRYPSQLSGGQQQRVGVARALAADPNILLMDEPFGAVDPIVRAELQTETLRLQQELHKTVVFVTHDIDEAFLLGDQVVILEKSAAVAQIGSPSEIIENPASEFVASFIGVERGARALHTRATDQGTTVLVDANGRTQGVLVEDDR; via the coding sequence ATGATCGAGTTCCGGTCGGTCACCAAGACGTACCCGGACGGGACGCACGCCGTCGCGGACTTCGACCTGGTCGTCCCGCCGCACCGCACCACCGTGCTCGTCGGGTCCTCCGGCAGCGGCAAGACGACCCTGCTGCGGATGATCAACCGCATGGTGGAGCCGACGTCCGGCAGCATCGAGATCGACGGCGAGCCCGTCGCCGACCGCGACCCGGTGAAGCTGCGCCGCTCCATCGGCTACGTGCTGCAGAACGGCGGCCTGCTCCCCCACCAGCGGGTCATCGACAACGTCACCACGGTGCTGCGCCTGGACGGTGTGCCCAAGGCCGCCGCGCGGGAGCGTGCGCACGAGGTGCTCGACGTCGTCGGGCTCGACGCCGCGCTCGCGCAGCGGTACCCCAGCCAGCTCTCCGGCGGGCAGCAGCAGCGCGTCGGCGTCGCCCGTGCGCTCGCGGCCGACCCGAACATCCTGCTCATGGACGAGCCGTTCGGCGCCGTCGACCCCATCGTGCGGGCCGAGCTCCAGACGGAGACGCTGCGCCTGCAGCAGGAGCTGCACAAGACGGTCGTGTTCGTCACCCACGACATCGACGAGGCGTTCCTGCTGGGCGACCAGGTGGTCATCCTGGAGAAGAGCGCCGCGGTCGCGCAGATCGGGTCGCCGAGCGAGATCATCGAGAACCCCGCGAGCGAGTTCGTGGCGTCGTTCATCGGCGTCGAGCGGGGCGCCCGCGCCCTGCACACCCGGGCCACCGACCAGGGCACCACCGTGCTGGTGGACGCCAACGGGCGCACCCAGGGCGTGCTCGTGGAGGACGACCGATGA
- a CDS encoding ABC transporter permease: MTWVLDNLDLIGRLTVDHLRQCVLPIVLGLVLSVPAGWLAYRFRLTRGLLLTLVGLLYTIPSLALFALLPPVLGISFLSELNLVIALTIYAVAIMTRFVADALTSVDPVVRQAADAVGYGAWRRFWQVDLPLAGPVVLAGLRVTAVSTISLATVGILIGIDNLGYLFTNGYQRQIVAEILAGVVAVVLIALVVDRLLAVAGRALMPWARGGAA, encoded by the coding sequence ATGACCTGGGTCCTCGACAACCTCGACCTCATCGGCCGCCTCACCGTGGACCACCTGCGCCAGTGCGTGCTGCCGATCGTGCTGGGCCTGGTGCTCTCGGTGCCGGCGGGCTGGCTGGCCTACCGGTTCCGGCTGACCCGCGGGCTGCTGCTCACCCTCGTCGGGCTGCTCTACACGATCCCGTCGCTGGCCCTGTTCGCGCTGCTGCCGCCGGTGCTGGGCATCAGCTTCCTGTCGGAGCTCAACCTCGTCATCGCGCTGACGATCTACGCGGTGGCGATCATGACCCGGTTCGTCGCGGACGCCCTGACCTCCGTCGACCCGGTCGTGCGGCAGGCCGCCGACGCCGTCGGCTACGGGGCGTGGCGCCGGTTCTGGCAGGTCGACCTGCCCCTCGCGGGTCCGGTCGTGCTGGCCGGGCTGCGCGTCACCGCGGTGTCCACCATCTCGCTGGCGACCGTCGGGATCCTCATCGGCATCGACAACCTCGGCTATCTCTTCACCAACGGGTACCAGCGGCAGATCGTCGCCGAGATCCTCGCCGGCGTCGTCGCCGTCGTCCTCATCGCGCTCGTCGTGGACCGGCTGCTCGCCGTCGCCGGGCGTGCCCTCATGCCCTGGGCCCGTGGAGGTGCCGCATGA
- a CDS encoding ABC transporter permease: MNLFADAFAWIFSPDRATGSLPLSEAIWTHLAFTVVSVLVAAAVAIPAGWAVGHTGRGREVAVALSGAARAIPSFGLVLLLVLVVGVTHKVGAATTAFVLLAIPPILAGAYTGVEAVEKRVVDGARAVGMTSGQVLRQVEIPLGLPLLVGGLRSATLQVVATVTLAGYVGSWGLGFYIVQGIQLRDFAQILGASLLVVVLAVVLDVVFALAERAVVPRGVRVRQGSTGGRTRRRRATPAPA, encoded by the coding sequence ATGAACCTGTTCGCCGACGCGTTCGCGTGGATCTTCTCCCCCGACCGGGCGACCGGCTCGCTGCCGCTGTCCGAGGCGATCTGGACGCACCTCGCGTTCACGGTGGTGTCCGTGCTCGTCGCCGCGGCCGTCGCGATCCCTGCCGGCTGGGCCGTCGGGCACACCGGCCGGGGCCGCGAGGTCGCGGTCGCGCTGTCCGGCGCGGCCCGCGCCATCCCCTCGTTCGGGCTGGTGCTGCTGCTCGTGCTCGTCGTCGGGGTCACGCACAAGGTCGGCGCCGCCACCACGGCGTTCGTCCTGCTCGCGATCCCGCCGATCCTCGCCGGCGCGTACACCGGCGTGGAGGCCGTGGAGAAGCGTGTCGTCGACGGCGCCCGGGCCGTCGGGATGACGTCGGGGCAGGTGCTGCGCCAGGTCGAGATCCCGCTCGGGCTGCCGCTGCTCGTCGGTGGGCTGCGCTCGGCCACGCTGCAGGTCGTCGCCACCGTCACCCTCGCGGGGTACGTGGGGAGCTGGGGGCTCGGCTTCTACATCGTGCAGGGCATCCAGCTGCGCGACTTCGCCCAGATCCTCGGGGCGTCCCTGCTCGTCGTCGTCCTCGCCGTCGTGCTCGACGTCGTCTTCGCGCTCGCCGAGCGTGCCGTCGTCCCGCGCGGCGTGCGGGTCCGGCAGGGCTCCACCGGTGGGCGGACCCGGCGGCGCCGCGCCACACCGGCACCCGCCTGA
- a CDS encoding ABC transporter substrate-binding protein: protein MRNARRTTLIAAGAAAALLTLTACGGDSDPLAAESGAAESPEAGTIVVGSQAYYSNEIVAEIYAQALEGAGLTVERNFSIGQRDAYMPALESGEVQVFPEYTGNLLQFFDPETTATTAEDVYAALADALPDSLTVLDQSTASDQDSYTVTGEFAEANGLTSIADLAGVADLTLGGPPELEERPYGPQGLADVYGVDVAFEATGDTTVQDLVAGTVNVANVFSADPRIQTEGLVTLEDPEGLFLASNVVPLVSAGVADQVADVLNPVSAALTPEGLVALNVESTEEKRSSDDIAADWLAENDLG from the coding sequence ATGCGCAACGCACGACGCACCACCCTGATCGCCGCCGGTGCCGCGGCGGCCCTGCTCACCCTCACCGCCTGCGGCGGCGACTCCGACCCGCTGGCCGCGGAGTCCGGCGCCGCCGAGAGCCCCGAGGCGGGCACCATCGTCGTCGGCTCCCAGGCCTACTACTCCAACGAGATCGTCGCGGAGATCTACGCCCAGGCCCTGGAGGGCGCGGGCCTCACCGTGGAGCGCAACTTCTCCATCGGTCAGCGCGACGCCTACATGCCGGCGCTCGAGAGCGGCGAGGTGCAGGTGTTCCCCGAGTACACGGGCAACCTGCTGCAGTTCTTCGACCCCGAGACCACGGCGACCACCGCCGAGGACGTCTACGCCGCGCTCGCCGACGCCCTGCCGGACTCGCTCACCGTGCTCGACCAGTCCACCGCGTCCGACCAGGACTCGTACACCGTCACCGGGGAGTTCGCCGAGGCGAACGGGCTGACCTCCATCGCGGACCTCGCGGGCGTCGCCGACCTGACCCTCGGCGGCCCGCCCGAGCTCGAGGAGCGGCCCTACGGCCCGCAGGGGCTGGCGGACGTCTACGGCGTCGACGTCGCCTTCGAGGCCACCGGCGACACCACCGTCCAGGACCTCGTCGCCGGCACCGTGAACGTCGCCAACGTGTTCAGCGCCGACCCCCGCATCCAGACCGAGGGCCTCGTCACCCTGGAGGACCCCGAGGGCCTGTTCCTCGCCTCCAACGTCGTCCCGCTCGTCAGCGCCGGCGTCGCCGACCAGGTCGCCGACGTCCTGAACCCCGTCAGCGCCGCCCTCACCCCCGAGGGCCTCGTCGCCCTCAACGTCGAGTCCACCGAGGAGAAGCGCTCCAGCGACGACATCGCCGCCGACTGGCTCGCGGAGAACGACCTCGGCTGA